In Mercurialis annua linkage group LG5, ddMerAnnu1.2, whole genome shotgun sequence, a single genomic region encodes these proteins:
- the LOC126681287 gene encoding pyruvate dehydrogenase E1 component subunit beta-3, chloroplastic-like, whose translation MATILQGLGAATALTPSNSLDSKKFQLISRRSFSERKSSLLVVRSEGRLTAGDSSSRRRRAEQLITNAVATKPESSSVASKSGHELLLFEALREGLEEEMDRDATVCVMGEDVGHYGGSYKVTKDLAIKYGDLRVLDTPIAENSFTGMGIGAAMTGLRPIVEGMNMGFLLLAFNQISNNCGMLHYTSGGQFTIPIVIRGPGGVGRQLGAEHSQRLESYFQSIPGIQMVACSTPYNAKGLMKAAIRSENPVILFEHVLLYNLKEKIPDEEYICNLEEAEMVRPGEHVTILTYSRMRYHVMQAAKTLVNKGYDPEVIDIRSLKPFDLHTIGNSVKKTHRVLIVEECMRTGGIGASLTAAITENFHDYLDAPIVCLSSQDVPTPYAGTLEEVTVVQPAQIVTAVEKLCQ comes from the exons ATGGCAACAATACTGCAGGGATTAGGAGCAGCAACGGCATTAACGCCGTCAAATTCCTTAGATTCCAAGAAATTTCAGCTCATTTCTCGTAGATCCTTCTCAG AGAGAAAATCGAGCCTCCTTGTGGTCAGATCTGAGGGAAGGCTCACCGCCGGTGATTCTAGTTCAAGACGTCGCCGGGCTGAGCAGTTGATTACCAATGCTGTTGCT ACAAAGCCTGAGAGTTCTTCTGTAGCTTCTAAATCCGG ACACGAACTTCTACTTTTTGAGGCCCTAAGAGAAGGACTGGAGGAAGAAATGGACAGAGATGCCACTGTTTGTGTTATGGGTGAAGATGTGGGTCATTACGGAGGTTCTTACAAGGTGACGAAAGATTTAGCTATTAAGTACGGGGATCTCAGAGTTCTTGACACTCCTATTGCTGAAAATTCATTCACCGGCATGGGCATTGGAGCTGCCATGACTGGCTTGAGACCAATTGTTGAGGGTATGAACATGGGGTTTCTCCTTTTAGCTTTCAATCAGATATCAAACAACTGCGGTATGCTTCATTACACATCAGGCGGCCAATTTACAATCCCCATCGTGATTCGTGGACCTGGTGGAGTTGGGCGACAACTTGGGGCTGAGCACTCACAGCGACTCGAATCATATTTCCAGTCAATTCCTGGGATCCAAATGGTTGCATGCTCGACGCCCTATAATGCCAAGGGCTTGATGAAAGCTGCAATCCGAAGTGAGAATCCCGTGATACTTTTTGAGCATGTTTTGCTGTACAATCTCAAAGAGAAAATCCCGGACGAGGAATACATATGTAACCTTGAAGAAGCCGAGATGGTTAGGCCTGGAGAGCATGTCACTATTCTAACCTACTCGAGAATGAGATACCATGTAATGCAGGCGGCCAAAACATTGGTCAATAAAGGATATGATCCTGAAGTTATTGATATCAGATCATTGAAACCGTTTGACCTACACACAATAGGAAACTCCGTAAAGAAGACACACCGCGTGCTAATTGTTGAGGAGTGCATGAGGACTGGCGGCATTGGCGCTAGCTTAACTGCAGCTATCACCGAAAATTTCCATGACTATTTGGATGCTCCTATTGTATGCTTGTCTTCACAAGACGTGCCGACTCCCTACGCTGGGACATTGGAGGAAGTGACCGTGGTTCAACCTGCACAAATCGTGACAGCGGTGGAGAAACTTTGCCAATAA